One window of Oryza brachyantha chromosome 12, ObraRS2, whole genome shotgun sequence genomic DNA carries:
- the LOC102719643 gene encoding calcium-binding protein CBP codes for MAGYPPNPGSGYPYGAAGGYGAPPPPYGSSPAPSAPPYGDKPPKEGKTSSSGSAPYYGAQPYGGGGGGYGAPPSAQPYGAPPSTQPYGAPPTTQPYGAPYGAPPPSSAPYGAPGGYGSPFASLVPSAFPPGTDPNVVACFQAADRDGSGMIDDKELQSALSGYSQSFSLRTVHLLMYLFTNTNVRKIGPKEFISVFYSLQNWRSIFERFDRDRSGRIDAAELRDALLSLGYSVSPTVLDLLVSKFDKTGGKNKAIEYDNFIECCLTVKGLTEKFKEKDTAFSGSATFTYEAFMLTVLPFLIA; via the exons ATGGCCGGCTACCCGCCAAACCCCGGCTCCGGCTACCCctacggcgccgccggtggctaCGGGGCCCCGCCACCGCCCTACGGCTCCTCCCCCGCcccctccgccccgccctacgGCGACAAGCCCCCCAAGGAGGGCaagacctcctcctccggttCCGCCCCTTATTACGGCGCCCAGccctacggcggcggcgggggcggctaCGGAGCCCCGCCTTCCGCCCAGCCCTACGGGGCGCCGCCTTCCACCCAGCCCTACGGCGCCCCGCCCACCACCCAGCCGTACGGCGCCCCCTACGGGGccccgccgccctcgtcgGCGCCCTACGGGGCGCCCGGCGGGTACGGCAGCCCCTTCGCGTCGCTGGTGCCGTCGGCGTTCCCGCCGGGGACGGACCCGAACGTGGTGGCGTGCTTCCAGGCGGCGGACCGGGACGGCAGCGGGATGATCGACGACAAGGAGCTGCAGTCGGCGCTGTCCGGGTACAGCCAGAGCTTCAGCCTCCGCACCGTCCACCTCCTCATGTACCTCTTCACCAACACCAACGTCCGCAAGATTG GGCCCAAGGAATTTATCTCTGTGTTTTACAGCCTTCAGAATTGGAGG AGCATTTTTGAGAGGTTTGATCGTGACCGAAGTGGTAGAATTGATGCAGCAGAATTGCGTGATGCTCTTCTCAGTCTGGGATATTCAGTTTCTCCAACTGTGCTAGACTTGCTTGTCTCTAAGTTTGACAAGACTGGGGGCAAGAACAAAGCAATTGAATATGATAACTTCATTGA ATGCTGCCTCACAGTTAAG GGTCTGACTGAGAAGTTCAAGGAAAAAGACACAGCCTTCTCGGGCTCTGCAACTTTTACTTATGAGGCTTTCATGTTGACCGTACTCCCTTTTCTCATTGCATAG